The following proteins come from a genomic window of Larimichthys crocea isolate SSNF chromosome III, L_crocea_2.0, whole genome shotgun sequence:
- the rmi1 gene encoding recQ-mediated genome instability protein 1, with product MAPEIHAVVRATQAWLQSSRHIQVPFAWLEACVEWLQEEAGGAGHLSQQQVNQQALDQWLLTDLRDLDYPVLPEGIAQAQKTELSGIFCVQVDSLLDISQPAYGQLQKLRGTDCANDEVSAVTQATQRPWETRATRMLLLQLTDGVQSLEAMEYESIPALSAALRPGVKLQLQGQIVCRLGVLLLGPTNVKVLGGEVEDLVDRNNQGRVLCRTLGLPEEQQQEGEEAPPAPRQQGNEEMEDLELDDADLLASLEAQEEVERARTEPSRDSGYGTLSEPSTQSLRSSSIRSLVSTASSRSEASARSHRSGMTQSDRGGSAQGHRYGNEQEDSDLFDPLPSDHLIEPEIPDDNMADDEFPDEDFDDLPLDELDDVIFQECANVPDSSAPQNNNRITGNPNRATKPHTLNGSGSWLGSSNSRSVEPSHESEFVANNESDFMDDDMDCFITEIQSERTGGAHQLPVQQGPSRDRESATNKTDTSGSSGRLTSDSSKSVSPQGQSCTSSTALTLTSPPFTYLCFLEEMMSKPHKHTTKIHVKAFIVTLLGRLSSSNGLWRICASISDGTGYLDVELSDEVLTGLLGFSVAEKGALKRDPARRGELDTGMMRCQQELVDMCCVMTIEVEAEGRKAVVTKAQPVDEKVLQELEQRVRDGRK from the exons ATGGCCCCTGAGATTCATGCAGTGGTGCGTGCTACCCAGGCCTGGCTGCAGTCCTCCCGGCACATCCAGGTGCCCTTTGCCTGGCTGGAGGCCTGTGTGGAGTGGCTACAAGAAGAGGCAGGAGGAGCGGGTCATCTGTCACAGCAGCAAGTAAACCAACAG GCACTGGACCAGTGGCTTTTGACAGACCTGAGGGATTTAGACTATCCTGTTCTCCCTGAGGGGATCGCTCAGGCCCAGAAGACTGAACTCAGCGGCATCTTCTGCGTGCAG GTTGACTCGTTACTGGACATCAGTCAGCCTGCGTATGGTCAGCTGCAGAAGTTGAGGGGCACAGACTGTGCGAACGACGAGGTGTCTGCAGTCACACAGGCCACCCAGAGGCCCTGGGAAACCAGAGCAACGCGCATGCTGCTATTGCAG CTAACAGATGGAGTCCAGAGCTTGGAGGCGATGGAGTACGAGTCTATCCCTGCACTCAGCGCAGCTCTCAG GCCTGGTGTGAAGCTGCAGTTGCAGGGACAGATTGTTTGCAGACTTGGGGTGCTTTTGTTGGGGCCGACCAATGTTAAGGTCCTGGGTGGTGAGGTGGAGGACCTGGTGGACAGGAATAACCAG GGCAGGGTGCTGTGTCGGACGCTAGGACTTcctgaggagcagcagcaggagggggaggaggccCCACCGGCACCACGACAACAAG GTAACGAGGAAATggaggacctggagctcgatgATGCAGACTTGCTGGCCAGTCTGGAGGcccaggaggaggtggaaaggGCTCGGACTGAACCGAGTCGAGACAGTGGCTACGGGACACTCAGCGAGCCATCCACGCAGTCCTTGAGAAGCTCCTCCATCAGGAGCCTTGTCTCAACAGCCTCATCCAG AAGTGAAGCCTCTGCCCGCTCTCACAGAAGTGGTATGACCCAGAGCGACAGAGGTGGTTCAGCCCAAGGTCATCGCTACGGTAATGAACAAGAAGATTCTGACCTCTTTGACCCTTTACCTTCTGATCACTTGATTGAGCCAGAGATCCCAGATGACAACATGGCGGACGATGAATTTCCTGATGAAGACTTTGACGATCTTCCCCTGGATGAGTTGGATGATGTGATTTTTCAAGAATGTGCAAATGTTCCTGACAGCAGTGCAccacagaacaacaacaggatAACAGGAAATCCTAACCGAGCAACAAAACCCCACACTTTGAACGGCTCTGGGTCATGGCTTGGTTCTAGCAACTCCAGATCTGTAGAGCCATCGCATGAATCAGAATTTGTTGCTAACAATGAGAGTGACTTCATGGATGATGACATGGACTGCTTCATCACAGAGATACAATCTGAGAGGACTGGAGGGGCACACCAGCTTCCTGTTCAGCAAGGACCtagtagagacagagagagcgctACCAACAAAACAGACACTTCAGGCTCCAGTGGTCGACTTACCAGTGACTCATCAAAAAGTGTATCACCTCAGGGGCAAAGTTGCACCTCAAGCACTGCTCTTACTCTCACTTCTCCACCTTTTACATATTTGTGCTTTCTGGAAGAGATGATGTCCAAACCACACAAGCACACCACAAAGATCCATGTCAAAGCTTTCATTGTGACTCTCTTGGGGAGGTTGAGCAGCAGCAATGGCCTTTGGCGTATCTGCGCCTCGATATCCGATGGAACTGGTTACCTTGATGTTGAGCTGTCCGACGAGGTTCTGACAGGCCTGCTGGGTTTCTCTGTGGCGGAGAAGGGGGCTCTGAAGCGAGACCCGGCTCGCAGAGGTGAGCTGGACACTGGGATGATGAGATGTCAGCAAGAGTTGGTGGACATGTGCTGTGTTATGACTATCGAAGTTGAAGCAGAGGGCAGAAAAGCGGTAGTAACTAAGGCACAACCTGTCGATGAGAAAGTTCTTCAGGAGCTGGAGCAGAGGGTGAGAGATgggagaaaataa
- the hnrnpk gene encoding heterogeneous nuclear ribonucleoprotein K isoform X1 has translation METEIEQQEETSFSNTETNGKRPAEDADEQKSFKRSRNSDEMVELRILLQSKNAGAVIGKGGKNIKALRTDYNASVSVPDSSGPERILSISADIETVGEILLKIIPTLEEYQQYNGMDFDCELRLLIHQSLAGSIIGVKGAKIKELRENTKTSIKLFQECCPQSTDRVVLVGGKTERVVECIKTMLELIAEAPIKGRAQPYDPNFYDETYEYGGFTVMFEERGGGRRLMGGFPMRGGRSSGGDRGFDRMPSSRGGRGPMPPSRRDYDEMSPRRGPPPPHPSRVSRGSGRGRNMPMGHPHRGGDDRYYDSYRGSDERSNDRRGRPDRYSDNMSGGGYDNSSSWDSYQSGGRGSYNDMGGPVITTQVTIPKDLAGSIIGKGGQRIKQIRHESGASIKIDEPLEGSEDRIITITGTQDQIQNAQFLLQNSVKQYSGHLL, from the exons ATGGAGACAGAAATTGAACAGCAAGAAGAGACTTCATTCAGCAACACAGAGACTAATG GTAAGCGCCCTGCTGAGGATGCAGATGAGCAGAAATCATTCAAGCGCTCCAGGAACTCGGACGAGATGGTTGAGCTTCGCATCCTCCTGCAGAGCAAA AATGCAGGAGCTGTAATTGGGAAGGGTGGCAAAAACATCAAAGCCCTCCGTACAGAT TACAATGCCAGTGTGTCAGTCCCAGACAGCAGTGGGCCTGAGCG CATCCTGAGCATCAGTGCCGACATCGAGACAGTTGGAGAAATCCTTCTGAAGATTATCCCAACACTAGAAGAG TACCAGCAGTACAATGGCATGGATTTTGACTGTGAGCTACGTCTGCTGATCCACCAGAGCCTGGCTGGCTCGATCATCGGCGTGAAGGGAGCCAAGATCAAGGAGCTCAGAGAG AACACAAAGACCAGCATCAAGCTGTTTCAGGAGTGTTGTCCTCAGTCGACTGACCGGGTGGTGCTGGTTGGCGGTAAAACAGAGAGGGTGGTGGAGTGTATCAAGACTATGCTGGAGCTCATTGCAGAA GCTCCCATAAAGGGCCGTGCACAGCCCTACGACCCTAACTTCTACGATGAAACATATGAATATGGTGGTTTCACGGTGATGTTTGAGGAGAGGGGAGGCGGTCGCAGGTTAATGGGTGGGTTCCCCATGCGCGGGGGCAGGTCCAGCGGTGGAGACCGCGGGTTTGACCGAATGCCCTCCAGCAGAGGAGGACGTGGGCCCATGCCTCCCTCCCGCCGAGATTATGATGAGATGAGTCCCCGCCGAGGTCCTCCCCCACCTCACCCGAGTAGGGTTTCCAGGGGGAGTGGCCGTGGACGCAACATGCCCATGGGACACCCACACAGAGGAGG AGATGATCGTTACTATGACTCGTACCGTGGCTCTGATGAAAGGTCAAA TGACAGAAGAGGCAGACCGGATCGCTATAGCGATAACATG AGCGGAGGTGGATATG ACAACAGTTCCTCCTGGGATAGCTACCAGTCAG GTGGACGTGGCTCCTACAATGACATGGGCGGCCCTGTCATCACCACACAAGTGACGATCCCCAAAGAT CTGGCTGGCTCTATCATTGGTAAGGGAGGTCAGCGGATCAAACAGATCCGCCACGAGTCTGGAGCCTCAATCAAGATCGACGAGCCTCTGGAAGGTTCTGAGGACCGAATCATCACCATAACTGGCACCCAGGATCAGATCCAGAACGCCCAGTTCCTTCTACAGAACAG tgtgaagCAGTACTCTGGTCATTTGCTGTAG
- the hnrnpk gene encoding heterogeneous nuclear ribonucleoprotein K isoform X3, which produces METEIEQQEETSFSNTETNGKRPAEDADEQKSFKRSRNSDEMVELRILLQSKNAGAVIGKGGKNIKALRTDYNASVSVPDSSGPERILSISADIETVGEILLKIIPTLEEQYNGMDFDCELRLLIHQSLAGSIIGVKGAKIKELRENTKTSIKLFQECCPQSTDRVVLVGGKTERVVECIKTMLELIAEAPIKGRAQPYDPNFYDETYEYGGFTVMFEERGGGRRLMGGFPMRGGRSSGGDRGFDRMPSSRGGRGPMPPSRRDYDEMSPRRGPPPPHPSRVSRGSGRGRNMPMGHPHRGGDDRYYDSYRGSDERSNDRRGRPDRYSDNMSGGGYDNSSSWDSYQSGGRGSYNDMGGPVITTQVTIPKDLAGSIIGKGGQRIKQIRHESGASIKIDEPLEGSEDRIITITGTQDQIQNAQFLLQNSVKQYSGHLL; this is translated from the exons ATGGAGACAGAAATTGAACAGCAAGAAGAGACTTCATTCAGCAACACAGAGACTAATG GTAAGCGCCCTGCTGAGGATGCAGATGAGCAGAAATCATTCAAGCGCTCCAGGAACTCGGACGAGATGGTTGAGCTTCGCATCCTCCTGCAGAGCAAA AATGCAGGAGCTGTAATTGGGAAGGGTGGCAAAAACATCAAAGCCCTCCGTACAGAT TACAATGCCAGTGTGTCAGTCCCAGACAGCAGTGGGCCTGAGCG CATCCTGAGCATCAGTGCCGACATCGAGACAGTTGGAGAAATCCTTCTGAAGATTATCCCAACACTAGAAGAG CAGTACAATGGCATGGATTTTGACTGTGAGCTACGTCTGCTGATCCACCAGAGCCTGGCTGGCTCGATCATCGGCGTGAAGGGAGCCAAGATCAAGGAGCTCAGAGAG AACACAAAGACCAGCATCAAGCTGTTTCAGGAGTGTTGTCCTCAGTCGACTGACCGGGTGGTGCTGGTTGGCGGTAAAACAGAGAGGGTGGTGGAGTGTATCAAGACTATGCTGGAGCTCATTGCAGAA GCTCCCATAAAGGGCCGTGCACAGCCCTACGACCCTAACTTCTACGATGAAACATATGAATATGGTGGTTTCACGGTGATGTTTGAGGAGAGGGGAGGCGGTCGCAGGTTAATGGGTGGGTTCCCCATGCGCGGGGGCAGGTCCAGCGGTGGAGACCGCGGGTTTGACCGAATGCCCTCCAGCAGAGGAGGACGTGGGCCCATGCCTCCCTCCCGCCGAGATTATGATGAGATGAGTCCCCGCCGAGGTCCTCCCCCACCTCACCCGAGTAGGGTTTCCAGGGGGAGTGGCCGTGGACGCAACATGCCCATGGGACACCCACACAGAGGAGG AGATGATCGTTACTATGACTCGTACCGTGGCTCTGATGAAAGGTCAAA TGACAGAAGAGGCAGACCGGATCGCTATAGCGATAACATG AGCGGAGGTGGATATG ACAACAGTTCCTCCTGGGATAGCTACCAGTCAG GTGGACGTGGCTCCTACAATGACATGGGCGGCCCTGTCATCACCACACAAGTGACGATCCCCAAAGAT CTGGCTGGCTCTATCATTGGTAAGGGAGGTCAGCGGATCAAACAGATCCGCCACGAGTCTGGAGCCTCAATCAAGATCGACGAGCCTCTGGAAGGTTCTGAGGACCGAATCATCACCATAACTGGCACCCAGGATCAGATCCAGAACGCCCAGTTCCTTCTACAGAACAG tgtgaagCAGTACTCTGGTCATTTGCTGTAG
- the qng1 gene encoding queuosine 5'-phosphate N-glycosylase/hydrolase, which translates to MGSPMFPRESGQFIAEQSRDVFVEEEGVQNVAEMLYNLRHSDDLTASGWKKENPLAPAPTSDQALNWVFVVDTMNFSFWPETEIQQCEVTYKGTTYTGYMTLCAAITRAMEEGVPITDPKYFSKISVEELAHVLRSDNETPMPMLQERHQVLTEGGRILLEHGGSFRSFISQAGNDARKMVELIVEKIPSYRDEATYEGKRISFYKRAQILVADFWGVMEARGEGDIIDMDWLTMFADYRVPQALVYLGALRYSDALMQALKNGELLSSGDRREVEIRGCSIWSVELIKDRLFKLVQERDGQTCNVNSAIIDFYLWPYAKKHHKEMAHIPIHHTRCIYY; encoded by the exons ATGGGCTCCCCTATGTTCCCTCGTGAGTCTGGGCAGTTCATAGCAGAGCAGAGTCGGGATGTGTTTGTAGAGGAGGAAGGAGTGCAGAATGTGGCAGAGATGCTCTACAACCTCCGGCACAGTGACGATCTGACCGCCAGTGGCTGGAAGAAGGAAAATCCATTGGCTCCAGCGCCCACGTCTGACCAG GCCTTGAACTGGGTATTTGTGGTCGACACTATGAATTTCTCCTTTTGGCCTgagacagaaatacaacagTGTGAGGTGACCTATAAAGGGACGACGTACACAGGTTACATGACGCTGTGCGCTGCCATTACCAGGGCCATGGAGGAAG GTGTACCCATCACTGATCCTAAGTACTTCTCTAAAATTAGTGTGGAGGAGTTGGCACACGTCCTACGATCAGACAATGAAACACCCATGCCCATGCTTCAGGAGCGCCACCAG GTGCTGACTGAAGGCGGCCGCATACTGCTGGAACACGGCGGAAGCTTCCGGAGTTTTATCAGCCAAGCTGGGAACGACGCCCGGAAGATGGTGGAACTCATCGTGGAGAAGATCCCTTCCTACAGGGACGAAGCCACATACGAG gggaAGAGAATCTCGTTCTATAAGCGGGCTCAGATCCTTGTGGCAGATTTCTGGGGGGTCATGGAggccagaggagagggagacatCATCGACATGGACTGGCTCACCATGTTTGCAGACTACAGGGTCCCTCAGGCTCTCGTCTACCTCGGAGCACTACGATACTCTGATGCACTGATGCAGGCACTGAAAAACG GAGAGCTGCTGAGTTCAGGGGACAGAAGAGAGGTCGAGATCCGAGGTTGTTCAATTTGGTCTGTGGAGCTGATCAAAGATCGCCTTTTCAAGCTGGTGCAggagagagacggacagacgtgcaacgTCAACTCTGCAATCATTGACTTCTACCTGTGGCCTTATGCCAAGAAACACCACAAAGAGATGGCCCACATTCCTATACACCACACACGCTGTATTTACTACTGA
- the hnrnpk gene encoding heterogeneous nuclear ribonucleoprotein K isoform X2: METEIEQQEETSFSNTETNGKRPAEDADEQKSFKRSRNSDEMVELRILLQSKNAGAVIGKGGKNIKALRTDYNASVSVPDSSGPERILSISADIETVGEILLKIIPTLEEYQQYNGMDFDCELRLLIHQSLAGSIIGVKGAKIKELRENTKTSIKLFQECCPQSTDRVVLVGGKTERVVECIKTMLELIAEAPIKGRAQPYDPNFYDETYEYGGFTVMFEERGGGRRLMGGFPMRGGRSSGGDRGFDRMPSSRGGRGPMPPSRRDYDEMSPRRGPPPPHPSRVSRGSGRGRNMPMGHPHRGGDDRYYDSYRGSDERSNDRRGRPDRYSDNMSGGGYDNSSSWDSYQSGGRGSYNDMGGPVITTQVTIPKDLAGSIIGKGGQRIKQIRHESGASIKIDEPLEGSEDRIITITGTQDQIQNAQFLLQNSVLHLLGHKD, encoded by the exons ATGGAGACAGAAATTGAACAGCAAGAAGAGACTTCATTCAGCAACACAGAGACTAATG GTAAGCGCCCTGCTGAGGATGCAGATGAGCAGAAATCATTCAAGCGCTCCAGGAACTCGGACGAGATGGTTGAGCTTCGCATCCTCCTGCAGAGCAAA AATGCAGGAGCTGTAATTGGGAAGGGTGGCAAAAACATCAAAGCCCTCCGTACAGAT TACAATGCCAGTGTGTCAGTCCCAGACAGCAGTGGGCCTGAGCG CATCCTGAGCATCAGTGCCGACATCGAGACAGTTGGAGAAATCCTTCTGAAGATTATCCCAACACTAGAAGAG TACCAGCAGTACAATGGCATGGATTTTGACTGTGAGCTACGTCTGCTGATCCACCAGAGCCTGGCTGGCTCGATCATCGGCGTGAAGGGAGCCAAGATCAAGGAGCTCAGAGAG AACACAAAGACCAGCATCAAGCTGTTTCAGGAGTGTTGTCCTCAGTCGACTGACCGGGTGGTGCTGGTTGGCGGTAAAACAGAGAGGGTGGTGGAGTGTATCAAGACTATGCTGGAGCTCATTGCAGAA GCTCCCATAAAGGGCCGTGCACAGCCCTACGACCCTAACTTCTACGATGAAACATATGAATATGGTGGTTTCACGGTGATGTTTGAGGAGAGGGGAGGCGGTCGCAGGTTAATGGGTGGGTTCCCCATGCGCGGGGGCAGGTCCAGCGGTGGAGACCGCGGGTTTGACCGAATGCCCTCCAGCAGAGGAGGACGTGGGCCCATGCCTCCCTCCCGCCGAGATTATGATGAGATGAGTCCCCGCCGAGGTCCTCCCCCACCTCACCCGAGTAGGGTTTCCAGGGGGAGTGGCCGTGGACGCAACATGCCCATGGGACACCCACACAGAGGAGG AGATGATCGTTACTATGACTCGTACCGTGGCTCTGATGAAAGGTCAAA TGACAGAAGAGGCAGACCGGATCGCTATAGCGATAACATG AGCGGAGGTGGATATG ACAACAGTTCCTCCTGGGATAGCTACCAGTCAG GTGGACGTGGCTCCTACAATGACATGGGCGGCCCTGTCATCACCACACAAGTGACGATCCCCAAAGAT CTGGCTGGCTCTATCATTGGTAAGGGAGGTCAGCGGATCAAACAGATCCGCCACGAGTCTGGAGCCTCAATCAAGATCGACGAGCCTCTGGAAGGTTCTGAGGACCGAATCATCACCATAACTGGCACCCAGGATCAGATCCAGAACGCCCAGTTCCTTCTACAGAACAG tgtGCTGCACCTGCTTGGACACAAGGACTAA
- the LOC104920337 gene encoding kinesin-like protein KIF27 produces the protein MSEVCVRVAVRIRPLLPKEVLHNHQVCVRVVPDTAQVMLGSDRLFNFDHAFGPTASQDEVYESCVQPLVESLIDGYNATVFCYGQTGSGKTYTLGGGKLDEEGGLIDRVAQDVFLLLGEKRKISDGVEVTVRVSYMELYREELRDLLELHTIHKELHIREDERGNTVVVGAKEMVVNSAEELLSVLETGNAVRHTGTTGMNEHSSRSHAILTLQLIQCCHNNNSSLKSARSSKLCLVDLAGSERAGKTGNTGIRLKESVHINTGLLALGNVIRALSDPGRNRRGNSCNTAHIPYRDAKITRLLRDSLGGTAHTLMVACVSPSHHSVAETLSVLQFASKARHIRNRPGAISTHTEVKSCPTTWDPGEARLGELEYEVQTLRELLKEKEREVAMEREKAGVSLGEGDSFKQPSQTTMSDPDKKVNKKEISQYRLLAQEAAALLSDIPCPSPSHSFRQRLQDWQERLTAANHSHEADDEDCSNGVGDQPHHATTLKLREELNKCKEALAIEEQLSEQKDAELRQVQKELETLLQECKTHIQALKEEKEHSRIQTEQLVDQQILINRLRSNLMTSRGATSRTTEEAGASGSSGKRPHSVPLMRHSCGHGPPRRIHSSPPAYSLERVMAAFKMRGHLLLAEIEEKDEVYCPFIKQQAESKDRDQEKEGDEEEDSLEERTGFRRSLNRTWTSQQKKSSPKGKNSGLDQTSNRNPGTKENNASQSQMRMARLRASVTQRRIRDLSINMRMKEELIKELDKTDKETRVVDRHGRQSVEANVLARLSKQSQQVQAEVYHSLQHMRLQRAQLQTSLRQQRETSDNNKELDQIEEQRAGDLTVYRHNPLEQSKELHDSSWLEDEEERVLQKRAELKELEEELRRREEVLLRREACLQQKNKLEIKMLRASQALNQDLLNVSVRLDTLEEQLQSSSSVRQTGGVTIEELEKERDALKKRRDTMDAQLKDNTVLTVEDEHYLLQLEEAIEALDAALEFKNRSIQDKQKKLLITDSYSRQSQSTEPAQLYEVIRKLKELSPPEASELLIKYFNKVVCLREAEHYLRLRCEELELHAGEQEVVLRELEVAMQRLALDADRRLTEQHRDHQNNIQLLLQKLKEGGSGEAQQAIQDRLQHLEKELFFYKSSSRQLKKKLKECLSDPFDQPSRTQKNRQTHSMQIPTSENEPQAHTEEVQTGTHVATTYTKIHAEQTHNSHVRHQTLFPSSSSDLQTRKKTEMTDYNQRQTQSHGGHERGAGHSGENLEMTPVRLCRRELRQIFAPDLQVCDSATRRRQSVVDTSTESILEDSIEVSRNSDR, from the exons ATGAGCGAGGTGTGTGTCCGGGTGGCGGTCCGTATCCGTCCCCTGCTCCCTAAAGAAGTCCTCCACAACCACCAGGTGTGTGTCCGGGTGGTGCCGGACACAGCACAGGTGATGCTCGGCTCAGACCGACTCTTTAACTTCGACCACGCGTTTGGACCGACAGCCAGCCAGGATGAGGTGTACGAGTCCTGCGTGCAGCCCCTGGTGGAGTCCCTGATCGACGGCTACAATGCCACCGTCTTCTGCTACGGTCAGACGGGGTCAGGGAAGACATACACACTCGGAGGAGGCAAGCTGG ACGAAGAGGGAGGACTTATTGACCGAGTGGCCCAGGATGTGTTCTTGTTGCtgggggagaagaggaagatCAGTGATGGTGTGGAGGTCACGGTGCGGGTCTCGTATATGGAGCTGTACAGGGAGGAACTGCGGGACCTGTTGGAGCTGCACACCATTCACAAAGAGCTTCATATCagggaggatgagagaggaaacacag tggtgGTGGGAGCCAAAGAGATGGTTGTCAACTCAGCAGAGGAGCTGCTAAGTGTTCTAGAGACGGGCAACGCGGTACGCCACACTGGAACCACGGGAATGAATGAGCACTCCAGTCGCTCTCATGCCATTCTCACCCTTCAGCTCATCCAGTGTTGCCACAACAACAATTCCTCCTTAAAATCCGCCCGCTCTTCCAAACTCTGTCTGGTTGACCTAGCAGGTTCGGAGCGTGCTGGAAAAACTGGAAACACGGGGATTCGGCTCAAAGAGTCTGTTCATATCAACACAGGCCTGCTCGCACTGGGCAATGTCATCCGGGCCCTGTCTGACCCCGGTCGCAATCGCCGCGGTAACAGCTGCAACACTGCACACATACCGTACCGTGATGCCAAGATAACCCGTCTCCTTCGTGATTCATTGGGAGGGACCGCGCATACACTGATGGTGGCATGCGTAAGCCCGTCACATCACAGTGTAGCTGAAACTCTGAGTGTCCTGCAGTTTGCATCCAAGGCCCGTCACATTCGTAACCGTCCTGGGGCTATATCCACTCACACAGAGGTTAAATCATGCCCTACAACCTGGGACCCTGGTGAGGCCCGACTGGGTGAACTTGAGTATGAAGTGCAGACACTAAGAGAGTTAttaaaggagaaggagagagaggtggcGATGGAAAGGGAGAAAGCAGGTGTAAGTCTTGGAGAGGGGGATAGCTTCAAACAGCCCAGTCAGACAACAATGTCTGATCCAGATAAGAAGgtgaacaaaaaagaaatatcacagTACCGCCTCCTGGCACAGGAAGCTGCAGCACTGCTATCAGACATCCCTTGCCCCAGTCCAAGTCATTCTTTCAGGCAGAGGTTGCAGGATTGGCAGGAGAGACTGACAGCAGCCAATCACTCACATGAAGCTGATGATGAGGACTGTTCAAATGGAGTTGGAGACCAACCCCACCATGCTACCACATTAAAGCTCAGAGAAGAGCTCAACAAATGCAAG GAAGCTCTCGCTATAGAGGAACAACTATCGGAGCAGAAGGATGCTGAGCTGAGACAAGTCCAAAAAGAACTGGAGACACTTCTTCAAGAGTGCAAAACCCACATTCAGGCCttaaaggaagaaaaggaacaTAGTCGTATACAg ACTGAACAACTTGTGGACCAGCAGATCCTCATCAATCGCCTTCGCAGCAACCTCATGACCTCTAGGGGTGCAACCTCAAGGAccacagaggaagcaggagCTTCTGGGAGCTCAGGCAAGAGACCCCACAGTGTCCCTCTGATGAGACACAGCTGTGGACACGGGCCTCCCAGGAGG ATtcactccagtcctccagcCTATTCACTGGAGAGAGTGATGGCAGCCTTTAAGATGCGCGGTCATCTCCTGCTGGCTGAGATCGAGGAAAAGGATGAAGTGTACTGTCCGTTCATAAAGCAACAGGCAGAGAGTAAAGACAGGGAtcaagagaaggagggagacgaggaggaagacagCCTTGAGGAAAGAACGGGATTTAG GCGTTCTCTAAATCGAACATGGACCAGCCAGCAGAAGAAATCATCTCCGAAAGGGAAAAACTCTGGACTAGACCAAACATCTAACAGAAATCCAG GGACCAAAGAAAACAACGCCAGCCAAAGCCAGATGAGGATGGCGAGACTCAGAGCCAGTGTTACTCAGAGAAGGATCCGAGATCTGTCAATCAACATGCGCATGAAAGAGGAGCTCATTAAAGAGCTTGACAAAACTG ACAAGGAGACCAGAGTAGTGGACAGACATGGCAGGCAGAGTGTTGAAGCCAATGTGTTGGCAAGACTTTCCAAGCAGAGCCAGCAGGTCCAAGCGGAGGTGTACCACAGCCTGCAGCACATGAGATTGCagagagcacagctgcagaccagcctgaggcagcagagagagaccagtgacaacaacaaagaaCTTGACCAAATTGAG gAGCAAAGGGCAGGAGATTTGACTGTGTACAGACACAATCCTCTGGAACAGTCAAAGGAG CTGCATGACAGTAGTTGgctggaggacgaggaggagcgGGTGCTCCAGAAGAGAGCAGagctgaaggagctggaggaggagctgaggagaagagaggaggtgcTCCTGCGCAGGGAGGCCTGtctgcaacagaaaaacaaactggagATCAAAATGCTACGTGCCAGTCAG GCTCTGAATCAGGACCTGCTCAATGTGTCCGTGCGTTTGGACACTctggaggagcagctgcagagcagcagcagtgtgaggcAGACTGGAGGAGTCACCATCGAGGAactggagaaggagagagacgcACTTAAAAAGAGGAGAGACACTATGGACGCCCAGCTGAAGGACAACACTGTCCTCACTGTGGAG GACGAGCATTACCTGCTCCAGCTGGAGGAAGCTATTGAAGCTCTGGATGCAGCTCTGGAGTTTAAAAACCGCTCCATCCAGGACAAGCAGAAGAAGTTATTAATCACAGACTCATATTCACGTCAGTCACAAAGCACTGAACCCGCCCAACTCTATGAAGTCATCAGAAAGCTGAAGGAGCTCTCACCACCTGAGGCTTCAGAGCTACTCATCAAATATTTCAACAAG GTTGTTTGTCTTCGTGAGGCAGAGCACTATTTGCGTTTGCGCTGCGAAGAGCTGGAGCTTCATGCTGGAGAGCAAGAGGTGGTGCTGAGGGAGCTGGAAGTTGCCATGCAGCGCCTGGCCCTGGATGCAGATCGCAGGCTCACCGAGCAGCACCGGGATCACCAGAACAACATCCAGCTGCTTCTGCAGAAGCTTAAAG AGGGCGGTTCAGGAGAAGCACAGCAGGCTATCCAAGACAGACTGCAGCATCTGGAGAAAGAGCTGTTTTTCTACAAAAGCTCAAGCCgacagcttaaaaaaaaactcaaagagTGTCTGAGTGACCCCTTTGATCAGCCTTCACGcacacagaagaacagacagacacacagtatgcaGATACCCACGAGTGAAAATGAACCCCAGGCACACACTGAAGAGGTACAGACAGGGACACATGTTGCAACAACGTACACAAAGATACACGCTGAGCAGACACACAATTCTCATGTGAGACACCAAACCCtatttccctcctcttcctctgaccTCCAAACACGTAAAAAGACGGAAATGACTGACTACaaccagagacaaacacagtcCCACGGTGGGCATGAAAGAGGGGCTGGTCACTCTGGGGAGAATTTAGAGATGACACCAGTTCGTTTGTGTCGCAGAGAGCTGAGACAGATCTTTGCACCTGACCTGCAGGTCTGTGATTCTGCCACAAGGAGGCGCCAGTCTGTTGTGGATACCAGCACAGAGTCAATACTGGAGGACTCCATAGAAGTGTCCAGAAACAGTGACAGATGA